The Terriglobales bacterium genomic sequence CGGAAAGCGCAAAAAATGTTGCCGCCCCGCCCAGGCTGGCGCGAACCTTGCCATGAGGGCTTTCGATGTCATCAAGAGCGACTGAACCCACTACCAGGATGGCCATTCCTTAGTTTGCCCCCGCTTTTTTGTCCAGGTATTTATCAAGGAAGAGCGCAAGTTTTTTGCGGGTTGCGGCGGGGATTTTATCGGGCTGAGTCAGCAGAGCGTGCTGCAGCGCTGAGCCGCATTTACAGCTTCGAGTTTTAGGCATGGCGGCCACCGCGCGCCTCACGACTTCACATGCATTGCTGGCATTTTTGTTGAGCACGCCGATAATCTGCTCTACCGTGACCGAATCATGGTGCGGATGCCAGCAGTCATAGTCAGTCACCATGGCGGCAGTGGCATAGCAAATCTCTGCCTCGCGGGCCAGCTTGGCCTCCTGCAGGTTGGTCATGCCGATGACATCCATGCCCCAACTGCGATAAATGTTCGACTCTGCTTTGGTAGAAAACTGCGGCCCCTCCATGCACAAATACGTTCCACCCAGCTTCGATGTCACCTTGGCGCCGTCACAGGCGCTCTTCATCACTTTGCCCAGCTCGCCGCAAACCGGATCGGCAAAGCTGACGTGCGCCACCACGCCTTCCCCAAAGAAGGTCGAAACCCGGTGCTTGGTGCGGTCAAAAAACTGGTCGGGGATGACGAAATCCGTGGGCTTGTGCTCTTCCTTGAGGGAACCCACCGCCGAAAGTGAGAGGATGCGCTCCACTCCAAGCTGCTTCATACCATAGATATTGGCGCGAAAATTAAGCTCGGTCGGCGAGATGCGATGCCCTCGTCCGTGCCGTGCCAGAAAGGCGACATTGCGCCCTTCCAGTTTGCCCAAAACATAAGGGTCAGAAGGCGCTCCGAAAGGCGTGCTGATTTCAACTTCATGTACATCGCTGAAACCGGGCATGGAATACAAGCCGCTGCCCCCAATGATTCCAATTTCTGCCTGCTGCAAAGTGTTCTCCTGTGTGAGGTGTCGAATTGCTGATTATACAAAAGCGGAGTACTATGAAGCCCCATGCTGGGCTCAAAAGACATCGTCGCCTTCATTCCCACCCGGGACGCTCATAAGGCAAAGGAGTTTTATCAGCAGACGCTGGGGCTTCTCTTGATCAGCGAAGATGAATTTGCCGTGGTCTTTGACGCCCACGGAATCATGCTGCGGGTAACCCCTGCCCCGGAGTTCAAGCCCCATCCATTTACGGTTCTGGGATGGCAAGTCTTGGGCATTGAGAAAGTTGTCTCCGCTCTCCAGGAAAAAGGTGTCGTCTTTGAAAAATATGGCTTCATGAAGCAAGACGATCTCGGAATTTGGAGCGCACCCAGCGGCGCAAAGGTCGCATGGTTCAAAGACCCGGATGGTAATTTACTCAGTGTGTCACAGCATA encodes the following:
- a CDS encoding VOC family protein; its protein translation is MLGSKDIVAFIPTRDAHKAKEFYQQTLGLLLISEDEFAVVFDAHGIMLRVTPAPEFKPHPFTVLGWQVLGIEKVVSALQEKGVVFEKYGFMKQDDLGIWSAPSGAKVAWFKDPDGNLLSVSQHT
- a CDS encoding S-methyl-5'-thioadenosine phosphorylase is translated as MQQAEIGIIGGSGLYSMPGFSDVHEVEISTPFGAPSDPYVLGKLEGRNVAFLARHGRGHRISPTELNFRANIYGMKQLGVERILSLSAVGSLKEEHKPTDFVIPDQFFDRTKHRVSTFFGEGVVAHVSFADPVCGELGKVMKSACDGAKVTSKLGGTYLCMEGPQFSTKAESNIYRSWGMDVIGMTNLQEAKLAREAEICYATAAMVTDYDCWHPHHDSVTVEQIIGVLNKNASNACEVVRRAVAAMPKTRSCKCGSALQHALLTQPDKIPAATRKKLALFLDKYLDKKAGAN